The region AAACCGCCAACTTGTCGGTCAGATGAATATCGCAATTCATCACCCCCCCCATGAACTCCACCGGATGGTTGGCCTTTAGCCATCCGGTCTGATAGCTCACAACCGCATAGGCAGCCGCATGGGATTTGTTGAACCCGTAATTGGCGAATTTCTCCAGCAGATCAAAAACTTCGCTAGCTTTCTTGGCTGGTACGCCATTTTCGCCAGCACCTTTTTCAAACTTTGGACGCTCTGCATCCATCGCCTCTTTGATCTTTTTACCCATGGCGCGCCGCAACAGGTCCGCGCCGCCCAGCGAATAACCCGCCATGACCTGCGCGATTTGCATAACCTGTTCTTGGTAAACAATAATGCCCTGGGTTTCGGCCAAGATGTGGTCGATTAACGGATGCACAGACTCAATTTCTTTAAGGCCGTTTTTGACCTCGCAATAGGTCGGAATATTTTCCATCGGGCCAGGCCGATACAACGCGACCAGCGCAACGATGTCTTCGATACAGGTTGGCTTCATGCGCTTCAGCGCATCCATCATCCCCGAAGATTCCACCTGAAACACTGCCACGGTTTTTGCCGCCGCATAGAGTTTATAGGTCGCCTCATCATCCAGTGGAATGGCATTGATTTCATTCACCGCCCCTTCAGGCGGTTCATAAAGCTGCGTGCCATCCTGAGCCGTGTGAATATCGCGCCCCTCGCCCCTGATCAGATCCACTGCGTTCTGAATGACCGTCAGGGTTTTCAGGCCCAAAAAGTCAAACTTCACCAACCCTGCCTGTTCCACCCATTTCATGTTGAACTGGGTGGCCGGCATGTCAGAGCGTGGATCTTGATAAAGCGGCACCAAGGCGTCCAACGGCCGGTCCCCAATCACAACCCCGGCGGCGTGGGTCGATGCGTTGCGCAACAATCCCTCAACTTGCTGACCATAATTCAGCAACCGTTCCACCACCGGCTCTGCCCTGGATTCGTCGCGCAGTCGTGGCTCGTCTTTCAGCGCCTTTTCAATCGATACGGGTTTCACACCCTCGACCGGGATCATCTTGGACAGGCGATCAACCTGCCCATAAGGCATTTGCAATACCCGGCCAATATCCCGCACCGCAGCCTTGGACAACAAGGCCCCAAAAGTGATGATCTGCCCCACTTTGTCACGGCCATATTTCTGCTGCACATAGCGGATCACCTCTTCGCGGCGATCCATGCAAAAATCGATGTCAAAATCCGGCATCGACACCCGTTCCGGGTTCAAAAACCGCTCAAACAGCAAGGAATAGCGCAACGGATCAAGGTCGGTGATCGTCAACGCATAGGCCACCAACGACCCCGCACCAGAGCCGCGCCCCGGCCCCACCGGAATGCCTTGCTCCTTGCTCCAATGAATAAAGTCGGCAACGATCAAGAAATAGCCCGGAAAGCCCATGCCCTCGATGATATCCAGCTCAAAATCAAGCCGCGCCTGATACTCTTCAAGCGTCACCGCATGCGGGATAACAGCCAGACGTTTTTGCAGGCCCTCGTTGGCCTGCCTGCGTAATTCAGTGACTTCATCATCGGCAAATTTCGGCAAGATGGGATCCCGCCGATAAGTGGCAAACGCACAGCGCTTTGCGATTTCCACGGTATTCTCAATAGCTTCCGGCAGGTCGGCAAACAGGGCAATCATTTCCTGAGGGGATTTGAAATAATGCTGCGCTGTCAGGCGCCTGCGGCCGTCTGATTGATCAACATAGGCCCCTTCCGAGATGCAAATCAGCGCATCATGCGCCTCATACATTTCGGTTTTGGGGAAATAGACGTCATTTGTGGCCACCAGCGGAATATCCATCGCATAGGCCATTTCCACAAAGCCACGCTCTGACAAACGCTCTGCCTCGGGCTGCCCATCCTCGCCGGGGTGACGCTGCAACTCTACATATAGACGATCGCCATAGATCTCTTTGAACCGCGCCATCATGGCCTCGGCCGCCGGTCGCTGTCCCTGACGCAACATCCGCCCCATTGGGCCGTCCGGTCCACCGGTCAAACAAATCAAGCCACCCGAGAATTTTTGCAATTCCTCCAAGGTGACCTGCGGCAGCTGCCCGCCCTTGTCGACATAAAGACAAGAGTTCAACTTCATCAGATTTTCATAGCCCTCTTCGCGCTGGCTTAACAACACGATCGGCGCTGGCGGCGGGGCCTGCGTGCGCCCGCTGGGGTCGTCATGCGGCATATGCACGTCCACCTGACAGCCAACGATTGGCTGAATCCCCGCGTCCGCTGCTGTCACTGAAAACTCTAGCGCAGCAAACATATTATTGGTGTCAGTGATGGCCACAGCGGGCATGTCCATATCAGTACAGATGCCAGGCAGTTTTTTGGTGCGAATAGCCCCCTCCAAAAGAGAGTATTCGGTGTGAACGCGCAGGTGAATGAATCGGGGATCAGTGCTCATGGCGACAAGCTACCCCAAGCGACGGACCGATGGAATGCGGCTTGGCACCTGATTTGCCATTCACTCAGTATCGCGCCACAAATGCCCGCAGCGGCCATCGCCGATACTAGGCAGGGTGGCCGCGGTCATTTGCCTGATTTTTCAGCACATATTCGCAACAAGACTTTCAAAAAAAACCTTACAACAAACGGCATTACCATGCATTCTCAGACGATTAGGCTCTTTGCCACACACCTCGACAACACGCATAGCTTGTAGCAATTTTGATGCTAACCCCAAGTTTTCCTTGCCAGAACGTCGTGCCCCTCCCTATCGTAACAAGGTACATACGCGGGGGCCGTGTCCTTTCTACGTCGCATCGAAGGGGCACCTGACGGCACATTTCAGTAAGGCGACGGGTTTCAATATGGAAATCACGTTTCTTCTAAACGGAGAGACCATCACACTTGGTGAGGTTAACCCCACCATGACGTTGCTGGAATGGCTGCGCGAATATCGACGTATGACCGGCACCAAAGAGGGTTGCAACGAAGGCGATTGCGGGGCCTGTTCGGTCACGGTTCAGGACACCACTGGCGTTAAAGCGCTCAATGCATGCATCCTGTTTTTGCCGCAGCTCAATGGCAAAGCCGTGCGCACAGTCGAAGGGTTTTCTGCAACCGACGGCACGCTGCACCCGGTTCAGGATGCCATGGTGCGTCATCATGGCAGCCAGTGCGGATTTTGCACACCGGGTT is a window of Cognatishimia sp. WU-CL00825 DNA encoding:
- the dnaE gene encoding DNA polymerase III subunit alpha, translated to MSTDPRFIHLRVHTEYSLLEGAIRTKKLPGICTDMDMPAVAITDTNNMFAALEFSVTAADAGIQPIVGCQVDVHMPHDDPSGRTQAPPPAPIVLLSQREEGYENLMKLNSCLYVDKGGQLPQVTLEELQKFSGGLICLTGGPDGPMGRMLRQGQRPAAEAMMARFKEIYGDRLYVELQRHPGEDGQPEAERLSERGFVEMAYAMDIPLVATNDVYFPKTEMYEAHDALICISEGAYVDQSDGRRRLTAQHYFKSPQEMIALFADLPEAIENTVEIAKRCAFATYRRDPILPKFADDEVTELRRQANEGLQKRLAVIPHAVTLEEYQARLDFELDIIEGMGFPGYFLIVADFIHWSKEQGIPVGPGRGSGAGSLVAYALTITDLDPLRYSLLFERFLNPERVSMPDFDIDFCMDRREEVIRYVQQKYGRDKVGQIITFGALLSKAAVRDIGRVLQMPYGQVDRLSKMIPVEGVKPVSIEKALKDEPRLRDESRAEPVVERLLNYGQQVEGLLRNASTHAAGVVIGDRPLDALVPLYQDPRSDMPATQFNMKWVEQAGLVKFDFLGLKTLTVIQNAVDLIRGEGRDIHTAQDGTQLYEPPEGAVNEINAIPLDDEATYKLYAAAKTVAVFQVESSGMMDALKRMKPTCIEDIVALVALYRPGPMENIPTYCEVKNGLKEIESVHPLIDHILAETQGIIVYQEQVMQIAQVMAGYSLGGADLLRRAMGKKIKEAMDAERPKFEKGAGENGVPAKKASEVFDLLEKFANYGFNKSHAAAYAVVSYQTGWLKANHPVEFMGGVMNCDIHLTDKLAVYFEEVKKKLKLPYVPPCVNRSMATFSVHDGKLVYALGALKNVGTEAMTLVTEGRKVDGVDKPFATLFDFARRVNLKRVGKRPLEMLARSGAFDQLDKNRRKVFESLEGLVHYSAAIYEQKASDQVSLFGEAGDDLPEPRLSKVADWLPAERLDEEARAIGFFLSGHPLEDYMVALKRKKVLTLDELTEKARSGPCVAKIAGRVSGRQERKSARGNRFAFAQLSDPTGAYEITIFSETLEKSREYLETGSKVVVGVEATMEADQLKLLAKSIGPIDTVVADAGISGLRIYLENAEAVSNVANVLEGARQAVKKGPRGPVMFSLMDPELPGEVEMDVGTQFPVNPQIKGAIKSLPGVMAVEDY